The following is a genomic window from Elaeis guineensis isolate ETL-2024a chromosome 10, EG11, whole genome shotgun sequence.
TGCAAGGCAGCATGCTGGTCTTGAACCGGGACACCCAAAAGTCCCTATTTTTTCAAAATGATTGCTTCTTTTAAATAAGTATAATATTTGTTTCTTTCGAAGGTATCTCCTCTCTTGCCTTGGTGGTTAAGAGGAAGACCCATGCACACGTGCATGGATGCGAATCCCATGTGCAATATTATTTTTACCAGCCCCGCAAAAATAAATATTGTATATTTATATTGccactatatatacatatattttctgaaaataaacaaaaattttatatattcatATCCTTACAATAAATATACATCTGTAAATTTTTCCACACAAAGAAAATTATATATCCTTAAATTAACATTTTTTATTGGTATTTCTGTTCAAGAAATTAATACATTCATGTCAgccacaaaattaattttaatgataTACCTTTTCTGAAATATATGTATACATTTCTGAAATTAGTATATTCATGAATTCGTTATATAATATACAGGAATTACTAATTAATGATTTAACTATACATAATTGCTATGGTTGCCTTTTAAAAATTCTTCTAAACAAAATAATGATGATAAGAATAATTTTAATGATTCATCCGGATACTAAAGTAATGATTTTGTTGACAAAAAACAGCTCAactagacaaaaaaaaaaaaaaaaatcatcataacTTTAATGATGACATAGAAAACTACTGGGGACAATATTTCTTCTAGATGGCACAAAAAATATGAGAACATGCAAACCTTTAAATACATCCAAATAGAATAATAATTTGATTGAAAGTTTAATTTACCAGGATAATCAAAAATATTTGTTATAATGTTAACGATGGCAAACTGAAAGTTATTGgcgaaaataaattttcagatgGTAAAAAATTCAATCAAGCATGTCACTTAAATTTAAACCTATTTATTTTCATAGCAAATATAAACCTCCAATCATAGGGATGAATGTCTGATATTGTAATCTTTTGGTACTTTTTATGTAAATTTCTCCTTTTACTGATTctacattaaaaaaataaatttaaaaaaaaaaaaaaaactctccttTACTCCTGCTCCACACCCCTAACCTCATGCCCTAACCCCCCCTTAATTCCTCCACTCCTCCATTTGCTGCCCTACACTCCCCCTATCTGCGCCCTCCACCACCATCTTGGACATCGTCATGACTGTCCTCTCAATGCCAACATGATGGATGAGGTCTACTTGCTTCTCCTCTCGCTCAAACAATTTTTCATATTAAACCCCATCATGCCGCCATTCGAATTGGTTGAGCCATTCTTGGTACCTGCTAGTACCAACTTGTTTCAACAAAGGCACACAACCCAAGCATTGTACCGAGCAAATTGGGCTCCATATCGGTCAATACCAACCTGATCCAACCAAGATGCCCCCGTTTTCAGATTTAGGCTATCAGGGGTGTCCAAATGCCAGAATCATGCTAGAACAGTACAGTACCAGTTCTACCTCCCATTCCAATTGTATTTAAACCCTCGGCCTTATCCAAGCTATAACAAATGAATGAAACTAAAACAAAGCTCTAAGCGGACATGTACGTACCTGACGAGATAATTGTTGATGATATAGAGCACCTGCAGACTCTTTTGTGACTGGTGACACAATACCAACACTTAGTAGCCAATCCTGCATCTCTTGTTTAGAGCCCAACTCATCATCATTTGCACTTCCTTGAGCACTTGATCCTAATAATAGCTTTTGCCTCATTTTCTCGGCCAGCTGCACCATCTCCTTAGCTTTACTCTGCACAAGTCCCTCTCTTTAGTCCTTCATGAGGATGTTGGAAGATAAATAATAGCACAAAAAAGCCCATGAAAGAGTGCATAAAAAGCTATAGCAAACAAAACCACCACCAAAAGAGTGCAAAAGAAGCTTCTATAGACCTAGAATTTGTCTGGAGAACCTACAAATCAATTAAGAACTACCATTTTGACCCAACTATGGATGGGCTCAAATGTTGGTAATGCTTGTTGGGTGTTGGCACTTAAATCTCAGGAAAAGATGCTGATATAACTGTTATTGaacaatttttatatattcttcgaAATCCCTAGAAAAACAAGAAAGTCAAACTTGATTAATTCTTTTGCAAATAAATGCAACAGTTGTTTTTAGTCATCACATGATACACAGTTACATGAACAACCGTGTGAAAAATATCCAAATGTTCAGTTTTATGTCAATAAACcacaactagtcatgtgtgcaTCTAAATTCACAACCCACAAAAAAGTATTGCAATATGCTATTTATAATGCTGCCCATAATTAATAATAATAGTTTAGCTAACTATGACGACAAAAACAGCACATGCCCACAAAAGTGTTATAgaattgtttcttttttttttttttggttacatagaattgtttctttcaaaattaagaaaagaaagagtaaACAAAATTAACAAATGACATGAGACTAACAATGATAAATGATATTACTGTTTGGAAGGAATATGAAAGTATATACCTCTAGAGGCAGTCTCAAACATAATAACAAGTTGTTGCCCTATCCCATTTTTGAAGGTGTATTGCATTGAAAAGGTTATTGCTTCTCCTTTGGACTTATGTCAAACATCCTAAAGAAATGTTGTGCGAGGCGAAATGGtccaattttattaaaaaattatctgaCAGGCTCATCTGTTCCATTTAGCATGTGTGAGGCAGTCAAATCATGTAGAGACAAATGTAAGCATCTAAATGCATAGAAGAAGCGAAAAGGCAGACCATAGACGAGTATCTATAAAAAGCTTGTCAGTTTTAGGATCGTGATTCACACTCCTCTCTATCACATggggggagaaaaagaaaaagagaaaggaggagaaggagaagttAAACTCCAAAGAGGTTCAAGTTTTGCATGTTTCATCTGTGTTTACTGTCAGAAGAGGTTCCACTGGAGTTCCAGCAGCCATAATGCATCGTCATAAATTCCCAAGAGATGTTTTAAAGACAGTAAGCAAAATCATATGAGGATCTGCCACTCCAGCAGAACTTTAAAAATTGCATTAAAGGTGGGAGGAATAATCTGGAATTCTAGAGTCTTAAGAAGTGTCCTTAACTAAAATGATCAGGAGGGCCCAAAATCATATCTTCTTAAGCCTAGCTTATGATGTCCTCGAAAAAAGCTGCCCCAAATATGCCAAAAAGTATTTCAATTTCAAACAAATATAACAAGCAACATACACCATTTCAGAACATACCAGTGGAAAGGAACGTATAATCCAACAAAAGCGAAATAAGGAAACAATTTAGTGCAGCCTTGCGTCATACATCATTCACATAAACGAATAACTATTACACAACCTTCTAGAATATATAGAAAAAGATCGAAACTTTGTTTGATATTTTTttgctgtttctttttttttttcaaaaaaaaaatagaaacatgAAATTCAATGCAAAAAAAAACATGTTTGGTTACCTCTTTCTGTTTCTTTgttcttttttattaaaaaaatccatTATTATGAACAAGGTGAAAGTGAGAATTTTTCACTTCATTTTTTTCAAGTGGGTTTTCACCCTTGTCCTCCCAACCCCTCTTTTTCTGCCCAATCGCACCATCAGCCCCGTTGCCCCCGCCCAACCACACCAGCTCCCCAGTGCTGAGCCAACCCTCGTACCTGGCTGCGTCACTGGCCCCATACTCACTTCCTTTTCCTCTGCCGCTCTCTCGACTGCCTCTTCCCTCTCCCTCGTCGCCGGCCCATCCCAACTCCCTCTCCCTCGTCGCCGGCCCATCCCAACTCCCTCTCCCTCGTCGCCGGCCCTcattgttaaaaaattaaaagaaaaaaaaagagagaacggACCAAACATGTTTTCTGTTGCCAGAAATTTggaggaagaaaaaaggaaataGAATTCCtatttccattttttttctagAAAAAGTGTGACAACGATGCAAAACGCCGTAAGATCATAGAATACAGCATTCTAGTGGCCGTGAGCTCTAACTTCAAAAGATAAAATAGAAGAACAACGGAAATCAATTACGAACCATAAGAGCGTTCAGGTCGTGGAACGCCTCCTGCAAGCTCTTGTCCGTGCTCTCCCACATCTCCTGCTCCTTCCTGAGAATCCCCGAAACCCCCACCACCGGCATCCTCACCCTCGCcgacccctccccctcccccgatCCCGATCCCCGCTCCCTCCCTTCCGATCCCTCTGACGCCTCCCACGTCCTCGACCTCAGGACCTCCAGCAGCCTCCCGTAGAACACGTCTGGGTCGTTCTTCCCCCTCATCACGATCGTCACCATCTCCGACCGCGTTCCCTTCTCCCCTACCCTCCCGTCCGGCGACACTGACACCTGGATCCGGATCCTAGGGCTGGCGAACATGCTCCGCAGCGACTTCTTAGGGGGAAAGGCGTGGACCACGGCGGCGAGGGGAATGGCACGGCCAGAGGTGGAGGATTCGTCGATCCACAGGATACGGTGGGAGGTGAGGACGAGAAGGCCCGATCGGAGAGTGGGGAGGGCAGGGTTCTCCTCGGCATCGAGGTCGACGGCAGATATGAGGCAGCGCTCGACCTCGTTGGGGAGGAAGACGGGTCGGCCGGAGGCGGTGAGGAGGACCGGCGCGAGCCAGTTCGCAGCCATCGTCTCGCGGAAGAGATTTGCCGGAGGCCAGCGAGAGAAGGGTTTGGATTCGTCGAGGGGAGGAAACAGAAGCGGGCGTCTTTGCAGTCCCGGCAACCCTTGTGACCCTTTCAACTTGATCGAACCAGCCATTTCATGAAATGGTAAAGttcggatttttttttaaataattttttttaataaaatattttgagaatatggtGGTTCGGAAACTATTTTCGCAAGTGCGGGTTCTGCCACTTCAGCTAGAATCGTGAGTGAGTTGATCCTACATTTTCAAATCCACGTATCCATCTAACATgggccaaaaaatttaaaattatgagttgaaccaataattttttttttttttatacgatCGACCTTCATTTTTTTTCCACTCCATTCTAATGGAGAGCATGGATAGAAAGGCACTGATGGTCATCGATGCTCGCACAGAGTCAGGCTCGAGTTTATCAGAatcggagaagaaaaagagaagagatggcGGTAGGGTGAGACTACAAAGAGTGCGGGGGTGGTCGCATGGGATGCGGGAGGCACAGAAAGCGTCcgaggtcggagaggagaggtGAGGGGGTTGGTGGTGCCGAAGtcaaagaagaggaggaaaaaaaagaggaTTTGGTGGTCGCATGGAGCCGGATGCGGTGCAGACGGTGGGTGTGGTAGAGATAATAGTGGGGCGGGGCCACGATAGGAGGCATGGATGGCCGCGGCCTGGACCTCACACGATGGGAGATATAGGGACCacggaaagaagagaagaaaaaggaagaaaaaaaattaaaaaaatatatatttggagagagaggaaaaagaaaaaaaatattattattttattattaataataatttaaaatattatttttaaataataataaagtagtattttaaaaaaaattaaaaaaaataatattttaaaaaataaaaataggggAGAGATAAGAgacgaaaataatatttttaaaaaatactatttttaaaaaataaaatattataaaaataataataatatattaaaaattaatttattattatttaaaaataataatatattattttttaattttaaaaatatactaaTGATGGAGTATGTCGCCTTTCATTCTCCCTGCCCCTCCCttcaaatttctctctctttcggTGGGGGGGGACGAAATTGAGCCCTTCCGTCCTCTGCCCCCTCCATCCTCTGTCCACCATGGAATCGAGCCCTTCCATCCTCCACCCCCTCCATCCTCTGTCCGCCACAGAATCGAGCCCTTTCATCCTCCGCCCCCTCCATCCTCTGTCCACACTCATACCAACTGTTAGTGCTCTCTCGCTTACTCGATTCCACTGTCCGTTCATCGCTTGTCCATGTGCCCCCACCACCACCCCCTGATCGAGGGAGAAAGAAAAGCTCGTGGATCATTCGCTTACACATTAtcctttttatataatatttttattattaataaaataataatattttattattataattaaaataataatttattattaatcaaataataatattttattatcaatcaaaaaataataatttgaaggaaaaaaagaaaaaaaaatatttggagagagaaaaaaagaaaaaaatatttgaagagagaaaaaagaaaaatatattattatgttattattattaataatttgatacagaaaaaatattaattttaaaataataataataaattatttttttcaaaatattattttaaaaaataatatttttattattagtttaaaaatattaaaatattattattttaaaataattatttttaattgataataaaatattattatttgattaataataaattattattatagtagtaataattaaatattattattttattaataataaaatattatataaaaaagatAATGTGTAAGTAGAGGATCCACAGACTTTTCTATCTTCCTCGGTCGGGGGTTGTGGCAAGAGCATCATAGGCGAGCAAGATACGAAAGGCGGAATAGAGCGAGCGAGAGAGCACTAACAGTTGGCACGAGCATGGATAAAGGATGGAAGGGGCAGAGGATGGAAGGGCTTTGTTCCATCCTCCCCCCCTCAACCGAGGGAGATACAAATTCGAAGGGAGCGACGGGGAGAACAAAATGCGACATACTTCATCAttagtatatttttaaaattagaaaataatatattatcatttttaaataataataaattagtatttttaaaaaatattattattatttttataatattttattttaaaaaaaataatttttttaaaaaaagtattgTTTTCATCTCTAATCCCTcccctacttttattttttaagatattattttttctaatttttttaaaatactattttattattatttaaaaataaaattttaaattattattaataataaaataataatatttttttatttttttcctctcctttcctaaatattttttctctttttcttttttccccttctCCTCCCATCCTCCCGCCGCCTCCCCCCCACCCCGTGTCACGTGAGGCCCAGGCTACAGCCATCTGTGCTGCCCCCATCGTGGCTCCATCTCACCGCCATCCGCGCTGCACCCACCGTCCGCACTATACCTAGCTTCATGCGACCACCAAACCCCCTCCCATCTTCTCCCCCGGCTCCGGTGCCACCAACCCCCTCCCCTCCTTTGGACAATAAGAAATCAtggtttttgaaataaaattatttgctataaaaatattttcatcacaaatacctgtatttatgatgaaaaaatatttttattgtaaataatatattattaatgatgaaaaatattttttatcataaataatagagtatttatgatgaaaaaaataatttcatcgtaaatgtaaattatttgtgactaaaaattttcatcgcaaataatcaataaaaaattaaaaattaaaaaaaaataaatggcagattatttacaataaaaatttttagctgCAAATAAactatatttacgatgaaaatttatttttcatcgtaaatactaaattattttcaataaaatttttttatcataaataatcaataaaaaattagaaatttaaaaaaataaatgataaattatttgtaataaaaatatttcttcacaaataattttattagcgatgtaaaatttattttcatcataaatattaatttatttatgatgaaaattttttatcataaataatcgataaaaaattaaaaattttaaaaaaataaatgacatattatttatgaaggtaatttttttctattgacTTTTGCCCTACTTCTCTTTTTCTGCCGACTTTTGCCTCTCTATTATACTAGCATTC
Proteins encoded in this region:
- the LOC105052387 gene encoding vacuolar protein sorting-associated protein 36 isoform X1, translating into MAGSIKLKGSQGLPGLQRRPLLFPPLDESKPFSRWPPANLFRETMAANWLAPVLLTASGRPVFLPNEVERCLISAVDLDAEENPALPTLRSGLLVLTSHRILWIDESSTSGRAIPLAAVVHAFPPKKSLRSMFASPRIRIQVSVSPDGRVGEKGTRSEMVTIVMRGKNDPDVFYGRLLEVLRSRTWEASEGSEGRERGSGSGEGEGSARVRMPVVGVSGILRKEQEMWESTDKSLQEAFHDLNALMSKAKEMVQLAEKMRQKLLLGSSAQGSANDDELGSKQEMQDWLLSVGIVSPVTKESAGALYHQQLSRQLADFVKLPLEKAGGLIALIDIYCLFNRARGTELISPEDLLQACALWEKFDVPVMLRKFDSGVMVIQNKAHSDDEVFARITSLAQKPDALRMGISPSDAALTLGIAPALAKEHMLTAESKGLLCRDVSPDGFRFYINLFKEIDPSDIYSIKITGLLDAWVSAVSISGQT
- the LOC105052387 gene encoding vacuolar protein sorting-associated protein 36 isoform X2, which translates into the protein MAGSIKLKGSQGLPGLQRRPLLFPPLDESKPFSRWPPANLFRETMAANWLAPVLLTASGRPVFLPNEVERCLISAVDLDAEENPALPTLRSGLLVLTSHRILWIDESSTSGRAIPLAAVVHAFPPKKSLRSMFASPRIRIQVSVSPDGRVGEKGTRSEMVTIVMRGKNDPDVFYGRLLEVLRSRTWEASEGSEGRERGSGSGEGEGSARVRMPVVGVSGILRKEQEMWESTDKSLQEAFHDLNALMSKAKEMVQLAEKMRQKLLLGSSAQGSANDDELGSKQEMQDWLLSVGIVSPVTKESAGALYHQQLSRQLADFVKLPLEKAGGLIALIDIYCLFNRARGTELISPEDLLQACALWEKFDVPVMLRKFDSGVMVIQNKAHSDDEVFARITSLAQKPDALRMGISPSDAALTLGIAPALAKEHMLTAESKGLLCRDVSPDGFRFYINLFKEIDPSDIYSSYNLYI